The DNA region CTGATGGTGGCCCCCTGTCCGAGACCGATGAGCGTCATCCACACGTAGGCTCCCTCGGCCGGTGCGATCGCGAGCCCCACGTACGCTGAGGCGACGAGCGCGGTCGCGATGGCGACGGGAACCCAGGTCGGTTTCATACGGGCGGCGACCGACGGCGTCACAAGTGAGGCAACGATTCCAGGAAAGGCAGAGTACGCGAGCATCAAACCAGCCTCGTTCGGGCTCATGCCTGCGTCTTGTAGCATCGTTGGAATCCAGGTGAGCATCGTGTAGTAGCTCGCGCTCTGCAGACCCATGAGCAGGGTAACGGCAATCGCAATCGGGTCGGTGAGAATCGCTCGAAATGGCGGCTCGTGGGTGGCGGCTTTGACGCCTGCCTCGTGCTTTGGGAGCCGAGGCTGCGGGCCACGTCGCAGCTGCGGCAGCCAAATGACGAGCGCGATCACCGCGGGAATCGCCCAGACACCAAGCGCGAGGCGCCAGTTCCCATCCATGACGGGCAGCAGCAGGGCGGTGAGCCCTGAGGCAAAGGCGGCACCCACGAACAGGGCGGTCGAGTAGAGCCCCATCATGAGGCCCACCCGGTGCGAGAAGTCTTGCTTGATCGCGGCGGGCATCACCACGTTGCCCACCGCAATCGCGGCGCCGACGAGCACTGTGCCGGCGAAGAGGCCGAGCAGGCTCGGCTGCAGCCGAAGCAGAATGCCGGCTGCGAGAACGAGCATCGTGAGCCCGAGCAGACGGTGCATGCCGAGACGCCTCGTCAGCGCCGGTGTGAAGAAGGCAAACGCACCAAACGCAAAGACCGGAATCGTCATGAGCAAGCTCACGAGCGTCGCAGAAAGCCCGAGCGAGGCCTGAATGTCGGCGAGTACGGGGCCGATTGAGGCAACACCGATGCGCAGGTTCAGCCCGATGAGAATGAGGCCGGTGCCGAGCAGGAGCAACGACCACTTGCTCGGGGTTTTTTCGGGTGCGACGCTCACCTTTTCGGCGTCTGGGGTTGGCAGGTTCACCATGTCAGTATTCGGGGTATCAAACGGCATACCCACCATTTCAGCCGATACGCAACTAGCTCACAACCGGTAAACTGACATGAAATGCCTGAATTACGCCAAGAAGTCATCATTCCCGAGCAGGCCCTTCGGCTCGGCCACGAGCAGCACACCCCTGCCCACCTGCACGACCAGGGACACCTCGTGTACCCGGCAACCGGTGTGCTCTCGATGGTGACCGATGCGGGGTCGTGGATCGCACCCTCGAACCGTGCCGTCTGGATTCCCAGCGGCTTTCTGCATCAGCACCGCGCGCACGGAGCAACCGACATGCGCATTGTCTTCATGACTGGCGAGCATGCCTGCCGCCTGCCAGGCCACCCGGCAGTGCTCGCGGTGCCGCCCCTCGCCAGAGAGGCCACGCTCGCGCTCACGAGTACACAGGCTCGCAGCCCTGAATCACGCAACCGCTTGCGCCACGTCATCATCGACGAACTCACGGCGACCCCTGAGCAGCCCCTGCATCTGCCCGTTCCCACCGACGAGCGACTCCTGCAGGTGATGTCGCTCGTCACGGCAGACCTCGCAAGCCCCGCAACCCTGAGCGAACTCGGGCACCGCATCGGCGCGAGCGAACGCACGCTCAGCCGCCTTTTTCGCGCAGAGACCGGCATGAGCTTTCGCCAGTGGCGCATTCAACTGCGAGTGCACAGCGCCCTCCTCATGCTCAGCGAGGGGCGGTCGGTGCTTGACGTCGCAACCGCCTGCGGCTGGGCCAACCCGAGCGCCTTCATCGACGCCTTCACCGCGCTCATCGGCCAGACCCCGGGCAGGTACCAGCGCTCGCTCGGCGAAGCGGGGGCTGGCTCCGCTCAGTAGAACGCTCCGGGGTCATAGCCGGGCGCGATCCGCCAAGAAAGAGAACAGCCCCAGCCCGGCGCTATGCCGGGCTGGGGCTGTGAAGCGTTTCGCCTGGGCGAACGCTAGTCGTTCATGATGTCTTTTGCGGTGTCCTTCACGTCGCCAACGACCTTCTTGGCACCGCCCTTGACCTGGTCTGCCTTACCCTCGGCAACCATCTGCTCGTTATCAGTGAGGTTGCCGACGGCTTCTTTGGCCTTACCCTTTGCCTTGTCCATACCTGCTTCGATTTTGTCTGATGCACTCATTGTTCAGCTCCGTTCGTTGGTTATATTGGACATTTCTACTGTTTCACTCATGCGCCGATGGTGCAAGTCATGCCCAGGGCGTTCACAGCAGCTACTCGCCGAACCCGCAGGTTTTCGCAACCTCTCGTTCATCTTCGGCCCACCCCACGCACCCCGCAGGGCGAACAGGTTTGCACAGCTGTCCCCATCACACGCGCAGATGAGACGACCCGCAACCGAGCATTCACCGGCCCTCCTCCGCCCGTTCACGCAGAGTCGAAACACTGCGGGTAAGCCCTGAAATTCGGGGCTTCGAGAAAGGAATCTCAATGCCCGCGTCACCATCCCGACGTTCACGCAAACAGCGGCGTTTCGCCATCGTAGGCGCGCTCGTCACGACCATGCTGCTCGTGCCAGCCGCAACAAGCTCGGCCTGGGCCGAGCCTCAAGCCGAGCAGGAGCAAGCGAACGCAAGCGCCCCGTTGCAGGCAGCAGCTCCAGCCACGCTCTCGCTCTCGGCAGCGACTGCAATAACCGGTGAAAAGCTCACCGTCAAGTACGCAACAGACCAGCTC from Leucobacter sp. UCMA 4100 includes:
- a CDS encoding CynX/NimT family MFS transporter; its protein translation is MPFDTPNTDMVNLPTPDAEKVSVAPEKTPSKWSLLLLGTGLILIGLNLRIGVASIGPVLADIQASLGLSATLVSLLMTIPVFAFGAFAFFTPALTRRLGMHRLLGLTMLVLAAGILLRLQPSLLGLFAGTVLVGAAIAVGNVVMPAAIKQDFSHRVGLMMGLYSTALFVGAAFASGLTALLLPVMDGNWRLALGVWAIPAVIALVIWLPQLRRGPQPRLPKHEAGVKAATHEPPFRAILTDPIAIAVTLLMGLQSASYYTMLTWIPTMLQDAGMSPNEAGLMLAYSAFPGIVASLVTPSVAARMKPTWVPVAIATALVASAYVGLAIAPAEGAYVWMTLIGLGQGATISLSLTFIVWRSPDAHHTGHLSTMSQGFGYLIAGLGPIGIGAVHAATGEWKVPMVVLGVALVVQLLAGIVASRPEHIRAR
- a CDS encoding AraC family transcriptional regulator; the encoded protein is MPELRQEVIIPEQALRLGHEQHTPAHLHDQGHLVYPATGVLSMVTDAGSWIAPSNRAVWIPSGFLHQHRAHGATDMRIVFMTGEHACRLPGHPAVLAVPPLAREATLALTSTQARSPESRNRLRHVIIDELTATPEQPLHLPVPTDERLLQVMSLVTADLASPATLSELGHRIGASERTLSRLFRAETGMSFRQWRIQLRVHSALLMLSEGRSVLDVATACGWANPSAFIDAFTALIGQTPGRYQRSLGEAGAGSAQ
- a CDS encoding CsbD family protein, with product MSASDKIEAGMDKAKGKAKEAVGNLTDNEQMVAEGKADQVKGGAKKVVGDVKDTAKDIMND